From a single Drosophila sulfurigaster albostrigata strain 15112-1811.04 chromosome 3, ASM2355843v2, whole genome shotgun sequence genomic region:
- the LOC133839978 gene encoding uncharacterized protein LOC133839978: MIQKVSGSGDLIEKRNTVRRNFDEIATKDLTSLRNVTTKADRFLWRCEHSDFTHELNVTYDEVTRVLQGYIENERQGSTKQCWRNVNSAESWRRWFFIECSYCFCLCDEPGPKSDRYFNLRSTLSDIKANKVVTGVRFVKKHRVFHLQIQQAKFLPHVVINESTVEWIPVDEYDINDPSVKEGIDFHTLSYQSRALDLDEALKTADSTFVVTGVRFQLLDHLNLKVHFSKFDFVTGKLVNPEVNSIWISKDNIYNRQQIYLDNVDVQTRSYNYAEPLSKDDQYVEFTNTGMFEDAAQTTVPFIDIQDVACIPPVPLAGIGIYLAGNKGYGGFVAPKVISYDLAAHL, encoded by the exons ATGATACAAAAGGTTTCTGGTAGTGGAGATTTGATCGAGAAACGAAATACTGTTCGACGTAACTTCGATGAGATTGCTACAAAAGATCTCACTTCTCTGAGAAATGTGACGACAAAAGCCGATCGTTTTCTTTGGCGTTGTGAGCACTCTGACTTCACTCACGAACTGAACGTTACCTACGACGAAGTGACACGAGTTCTCCAAGGATATATTGAGAACGAA CGCCAAGGATCGACCAAACAGTGTTGGCGCAATGTCAATAGTGCGGAGAGCTGGAGGAGATGGTTTTTCATTGAATGCAGCTACTGCTTTTGTCTATGTGATGAGCCTGGTCCAAAGTCGGATCgttatttcaatttgcgtTCAACTCTTTCGGATATTAAGGCCAACAAAGTGGTGACTGGCGTGCGATTTGTGAAGAAGCATCGTGTATTCCATTTGCAAATACAGCAGGCGAAATTCTTGCCCCATGTCGTCATCAATGAATCAACTGTGGAGTGGATACCAGTCGATGAATATGATATTAATGATCCGAGCGTTAAGGAGGGAATCGATTTCCACACATTGAGTTACCAAAGCCGTGCTCTTGACCTCGACGAAGCATTGAAAACAGCTGATAGCACATTTGTGGTAACCGGCGTGCGTTTTCAGCTTTTGGATCATCTCAATCTCAAAGTGCACTTTAGTAAATTCGATTTTGTAACGGGCAAATTAGTCAATCCGGAGGTGAATAGCATTTGGATATCGAAGGACAACATTTACAATAGGCAGCAAATATATCTCGACAATGTGGATGTACAAACGCGATCTTACAACTATGCAGAGCCATTGTCAAAGGATGATCAATATGTTGAATTTACCAACACAGGAATGTTTGAGGATGCAGCACAAACAACGGTGCCATTTATTGATATACAAGATGTCGCCTGCATTCCGCCAGTTCCTTTGGCTGGCATCGGCATCTACCTTGCAGGAAACAAAGGCTATGGTGGCTTTGTGGCACCCAAGGTCATTAGCTATGATTTAGCTGCTCACCTTTAG
- the LOC133846331 gene encoding activating transcription factor 7-interacting protein 1 isoform X2: MMEVTQKVELKELPTEDEIMRSIAAELDEEVDKLTTPDITSPVGSRNSVDVELQNGLETDELDNGIETTPPSTESISKDCEDQAAAVMGLSKERDAGSDLDALLDKISSIVDCDPKESVEEETKENCAAVEAGCNEQHSGDIDNKKECEPAIDNTDAAVIATDEEQKEEAHDKNVDAEVREEKVKELEEKEDKQIIADPVEDATTEAEENIVDSKEEANQAKAIDNPEDTSAASDICETDLNTANDEIFMDALETISSSDEFDADPEAKSSAEKETTNGLEDITSEDSLEKNNPPAEKPIKEPSIIDLDILDEKAKENTAGDTKKAMEVDAIKENVEEEAEEVNEHLEKVDAVELTATEELRDDAIDDMLVETAEMCEAIDEQAKIEAKPEDAKPKDGKDLVEVEGDDLEPTEKVKINGTDDKVDEQSLNEVSKKDEEEDDEVIFFESIEKTTNETAATTETAKETPKADDEDVVEVKKDDEVVLVSEDEEEVSVPMKQLAEGESSKKTDAAEKTPPKIDVKSKSNLLVDNSDNACDQFEKQRAQEKTPTKVGSGENSNSSNLLQPSLKSSDEMVEAGVEAEPEVEAETTVEGDQGDVEAEEETEEPYVPAVKRIRLSTDDKPEASNSSSCTAEATTSTSNITSTSNIADENENEAQPAVAKRNHSASEPKDDIPSKKLKTDDTDSNSSCDGNLQIDLDAHDNTEESDTPADVTKEKIKEPPIDLKPAPELKSDVKPFRMDFVQKFGKSFDKMTRCDLEELVLQKIVECMLVKSDFAEIRRQVDKQEVTLASYRRKIAEVSKQFLDLETVHKRVLKDLETRNSQFTAPVRITRAVGLQVGMALMKKPSEEATRNQASHHTAGSMSAPATSSSSTAAAATSAPSTSQPQKATTLPKPAQRSPLRGMTRAAPVMQHPPPQQQHLQQQHQQQHQQQQQRSSLTYNQTGGNATPPVRRGCMQKVTPQRPVNNSPQSSPGPAGMQRLQTSPGSCSRIYATKHTGTAATASAAAPTTTRPRGVVGKPGATYMSAKQLMQQQQQQQLQQQQQQQQQQQQSRIGRTPGKQNNVKSRQMPIGGGTVSVPMSNTAGDSAGGGYGQPSLAPARPKEKAVIDLTDEDDAAAAAAAEVTARLRQNPNVGIKRSAQSAASGQGSARPVAGSVVRVSPMNVGRGNVVTRQIFNNNSAGQRSSAGANVTMQIRSENTPPNPSRLRFSHPAPLPLAPAQTFHPDWKLPPSRPVIRISLHDTGIVISWTLEDTGSRFAECVTYQIYAYQETINEPSTDSWRHVGDVKAMLLPMAVTLNQFQENQRYFFAVRGVDAHDRYGVFSLPKTW, from the exons ATGATGGAAGTAACGCAAAAGGTTGAACTGAAAGAATTGCCAACCGAAGATGAAATAATGCGAAGCATTGCTGCAGAACTCGACGAGGAAGTTGACAAACTAACCACCCCTG ACATTACATCGCCAGTGGGAAGTCGCAACTCCGTGGATGTGGAGCTGCAAAATGGTTTGGAAACCGACGAGTTGGACAATGGTATTGAGACGACACCGCCAAGTACCGAAAGTATTTCCAAGGACTGTGAGGAtcaggctgctgctgtcatGGGCTTAAGCAAGGAGCGTGATGCAGGTAGCGATCTGGATGCTTTATTGGATAAAATAAGTTCTATTGTGGACTGTGATCCAAAGGAGTCGGTGGAAGAGGAGACTAAAGAAAACTGCGCAGCCGTGGAGGCTGGATGCAATGAACAGCATTCCGGGGATATcgataacaaaaaagaatgcGAGCCTGCTATCGATAACACAGATGCAGCAGTTATCGCTACTGACGAGGAACAAAAGGAAGAAGCTCACGATAAGAACGTGGATGCTGAAGTTCGTGAAGAAAAAGTCAAGGAATTGGAAGAAAAAGAAGATAAGCAAATAATTGCAGATCCCGTGGAAGACGCGACTACGGAAGCAGAAGAAAATATTGTGGATAGCAAAGAGGAAGCTAATCAAGCGAAAGCAATAGATAATCCTGAAGATACGTCTGCAGCTTCCGATATTTGTGAGACCGATTTAAATACCGCCAATGATGAGATTTTTATGGATGCATTGGAAACCATATCCAGCTCTGATGAATTTGATGCAGATCCAGAAGCAAAATCCAGTGCTGAGAAGGAAACAACAAACGGTCTAGAAGACATTACCTCTGAGGATAGCCTTGAGAAAAATAATCCCCCTGCTGAAAAGCCTATTAAAGAACCATCTATTATTGATCTAGACATACTGGATGAAAAGGCCAAAGAAAACACTGCGGGAGATACCAAGAAGGCTATGGAGGTTGATGCAATCAAAGAGAATGTCGAAGAGGAGGCAGAGGAAGTAAATGAGCACCTGGAGAAGGTTGATGCAGTAGAATTGACGGCAACGGAAGAATTGCGAGATGATGCCATAGATGACATGCTCGTGGAGACGGCTGAAATGTGTGAAGCCATAGACGAGCAGGCCAAAATTGAGGCAAAACCCGAAGATGCCAAGCCGAAGGACGGTAAAGATCTAGTCGAAGTAGAAGGGGACGATCTGGAACCGACTGAGAAAGTCAAGATAAATGGAACAGACGATAAAGTGGATGAGCAGAGCTTGAACGAAGTTTCAAAGAAAGATGAGGAAGAAGATGATGAAGTTATATTTTTTGAGTCCATTGAAAAGACAACAAATGAAACTGCAGCTACAACTGAGACTGCTAAGGAAACCCCCAAAGCAGACGACGAAGATGTGGTAGAGGTTAAGAAAGATGATGAAGTGGTGCTTGTGTcggaggatgaggaggaagTGTCGGTGCCAATGAAGCAACTCGCTGAAGGGGAGTCGAGTAAAAAAACCGACGCAGCAGAAAAAACACCTCCCAAAATCGATGTAAAATCCAAGTCGAATTTACTCGTCGATAACTCCGACAATGCCTGCGATCAGTTTGAGAAGCAACGAGCACAGGAGAAGACACCCACGAAAGTAGGATCTGGCGAAAATAGCAACTCTAGCAATCTGCTGCAACCATCACTGAAAAGTAGCGATGAGATGGTCGAAGCTGGAGTCGAAGCCGAACCCGAAGTAGAAGCTGAAACTACAGTTGAGGGAGATCAGGGCGATGTGGAAGCCGAAGAGGAAACCGAGGAGCCATATGTGCCGGCCGTGAAGCGTATAAGACTGAGCACCGATGACAAGCCGGAGGCTAGCAATAGTTCCAGCTGTACAGCCGAGGCAACAACGTCCACTAGCAATATTACAAGCACCTCCAACATAGCGgacgagaatgagaatgaggcTCAGCCCGCAGTTGCCAAACGGAATCACAGCGCCTCAGAGCCAAAGGATGATATACCAAGTAAAAAGCTCAAAACGGATGACACCGATTCGAACAGTTCCTGCGACGGCAATCTACAAATCGATCTAGATGCACACGATAATACCGAGGAATCAGATACGCCAGCAGACGTCACGAAAGAGAAGATTAAAGAGCCACCCATCGACCTGAAACCCGCACCGGAACTCAAGAGCGATGTGAAACCTTTTCGAATGGATTTTGTTCAGAAATTCGGCAAGAGTTTCGACAAAATGACGCGTTGTGATCTCGAGGAGCTGGTGCTCCAGAAGATCGTCGAGTGCATGCTGGTGAAGAGCGATTTTGCTGAGATCCGGCGTCAGGTGGACAAACAGGAGGTGACCCTGGCCAGCTACAGACGCAAGATCGCCGAAGTATCGAAACAGTTTCTCGATCTGGAAACTGTGCACAAGCGTGTGCTCAAGGATCTGGAGACACGCAACTCACAGTTTACAGCACCGGTACGCATCACACGCGCCGTTGGTCTTCAGGTGGGTATGGCGCTGATGAAGAAGCCCAGCGAGGAAGCGACACGCAACCAGGCTAGCCACCATACTGCAGGCAGTATGTCAGCTCCAGCTACATCAAGTTCCAGTACCGCGGCAGCTGCAACGTCAGCGCCCTCAACGAGTCAGCCTCAAAAGGCAACCACGTTGCCTAAGCCGGCACAACGGTCGCCACTGCGTGGCATGACCCGTGCGGCTCCCGTTATGCAGCATCCGccaccgcagcaacaacacttacagcaacaacatcaacagcagcaccaacaacaacaacaacgctcGTCGTTGACCTATAACCAAACTGGAGGTAATGCCACACCGCCCGTGCGTCGCGGCTGCATGCAGAAAGTGACGCCCCAACGCCCCGTGAACAACTCACCTCAATCTTCTCCGGGACCAGCTGGTATGCAACGTCTGCAGACCTCACCAGGAAGTTGTTCCCGCATTTATGCTACGAAGCACACCGGCACCGCCGCAACTGCTTCAGCTGCCGCACCGACAACTACGCGTCCCCGTGGAGTCGTTGGCAAACCCGGTGCTACCTACATGTCAGCCAAGCAGctcatgcaacagcaacaacagcaacagctgcaacaacaacaacagcagcaacaacaacagcaacaatcac GCATTGGTCGCACTCCTGGCAAACAGAATAATGTTAAGTCCCGCCAGATGCCCATTGGTGGCGGCACTGTCTCTGTGCCCATGTCAAATACCGCGGGGGACAGTGCTGGCGGTGGTTACGGTCAGCCCAGTTTGGCGCCAGCTCGACCCAAGGAGAAGGCTGTCATCGATCTGACCGATGAGGATGATGCGGCTGCTGCGGCCGCAGCTGAGGTCACCGCTCGCCTGCGTCAGAATCCAAATGTGGGCATCAAACGCAGCGCGCAGTCAGCTGCAAGTGGCCAAGGAAGTGCACGTCCAGTGGCGGGCAGCGTGGTGCGAGTGTCGCCGATGAACGTGGGACGCGGTAATGTCGTTACCAGGCAGAttttcaacaacaattcaGCAG gTCAACGCAGCTCGGCTGGAGCTAATGTCACAATGCAGATTCGATCGGAGAACACGCCGCCAAATCCAAGTCGCCTTCGCTTCTCGCATCCTGCACCGCTACCGCTGGCTCCCGCGCAAACCTTCCATCCCGACTGGAAGTTGCCCCCATCTCGTCCCGTAATTCGCATCAGTTTGCACGATACGGGCATCGTCATTTCGTGGACGCTTGAGGATACGGGCAGTCGGTTTGCCGAGTGTGTCACGTATCAGATCTACGCCTATCAGGAGACGATCAATGAGCCAAGCACCGATTCGTGGCGTCATGTGGGCGATGTGAAGGCCATGCTGCTGCCTATGGCCGTAACCCTGAATCAGTTTCAGGAGAATCAACGTTATTTCTTTGCGGTGCGCGGTGTGGATGCCCACGATCGTTATGGAGTATTTAGTCTGCCCAAGACGTGGTAA
- the LOC133846331 gene encoding activating transcription factor 7-interacting protein 1 isoform X1 — translation MMEVTQKVELKELPTEDEIMRSIAAELDEEVDKLTTPDITSPVGSRNSVDVELQNGLETDELDNGIETTPPSTESISKDCEDQAAAVMGLSKERDAGSDLDALLDKISSIVDCDPKESVEEETKENCAAVEAGCNEQHSGDIDNKKECEPAIDNTDAAVIATDEEQKEEAHDKNVDAEVREEKVKELEEKEDKQIIADPVEDATTEAEENIVDSKEEANQAKAIDNPEDTSAASDICETDLNTANDEIFMDALETISSSDEFDADPEAKSSAEKETTNGLEDITSEDSLEKNNPPAEKPIKEPSIIDLDILDEKAKENTAGDTKKAMEVDAIKENVEEEAEEVNEHLEKVDAVELTATEELRDDAIDDMLVETAEMCEAIDEQAKIEAKPEDAKPKDGKDLVEVEGDDLEPTEKVKINGTDDKVDEQSLNEVSKKDEEEDDEVIFFESIEKTTNETAATTETAKETPKADDEDVVEVKKDDEVVLVSEDEEEVSVPMKQLAEGESSKKTDAAEKTPPKIDVKSKSNLLVDNSDNACDQFEKQRAQEKTPTKVGSGENSNSSNLLQPSLKSSDEMVEAGVEAEPEVEAETTVEGDQGDVEAEEETEEPYVPAVKRIRLSTDDKPEASNSSSCTAEATTSTSNITSTSNIADENENEAQPAVAKRNHSASEPKDDIPSKKLKTDDTDSNSSCDGNLQIDLDAHDNTEESDTPADVTKEKIKEPPIDLKPAPELKSDVKPFRMDFVQKFGKSFDKMTRCDLEELVLQKIVECMLVKSDFAEIRRQVDKQEVTLASYRRKIAEVSKQFLDLETVHKRVLKDLETRNSQFTAPVRITRAVGLQVGMALMKKPSEEATRNQASHHTAGSMSAPATSSSSTAAAATSAPSTSQPQKATTLPKPAQRSPLRGMTRAAPVMQHPPPQQQHLQQQHQQQHQQQQQRSSLTYNQTGGNATPPVRRGCMQKVTPQRPVNNSPQSSPGPAGMQRLQTSPGSCSRIYATKHTGTAATASAAAPTTTRPRGVVGKPGATYMSAKQLMQQQQQQQLQQQQQQQQQQQQSPMPVRIGRTPGKQNNVKSRQMPIGGGTVSVPMSNTAGDSAGGGYGQPSLAPARPKEKAVIDLTDEDDAAAAAAAEVTARLRQNPNVGIKRSAQSAASGQGSARPVAGSVVRVSPMNVGRGNVVTRQIFNNNSAGQRSSAGANVTMQIRSENTPPNPSRLRFSHPAPLPLAPAQTFHPDWKLPPSRPVIRISLHDTGIVISWTLEDTGSRFAECVTYQIYAYQETINEPSTDSWRHVGDVKAMLLPMAVTLNQFQENQRYFFAVRGVDAHDRYGVFSLPKTW, via the exons ATGATGGAAGTAACGCAAAAGGTTGAACTGAAAGAATTGCCAACCGAAGATGAAATAATGCGAAGCATTGCTGCAGAACTCGACGAGGAAGTTGACAAACTAACCACCCCTG ACATTACATCGCCAGTGGGAAGTCGCAACTCCGTGGATGTGGAGCTGCAAAATGGTTTGGAAACCGACGAGTTGGACAATGGTATTGAGACGACACCGCCAAGTACCGAAAGTATTTCCAAGGACTGTGAGGAtcaggctgctgctgtcatGGGCTTAAGCAAGGAGCGTGATGCAGGTAGCGATCTGGATGCTTTATTGGATAAAATAAGTTCTATTGTGGACTGTGATCCAAAGGAGTCGGTGGAAGAGGAGACTAAAGAAAACTGCGCAGCCGTGGAGGCTGGATGCAATGAACAGCATTCCGGGGATATcgataacaaaaaagaatgcGAGCCTGCTATCGATAACACAGATGCAGCAGTTATCGCTACTGACGAGGAACAAAAGGAAGAAGCTCACGATAAGAACGTGGATGCTGAAGTTCGTGAAGAAAAAGTCAAGGAATTGGAAGAAAAAGAAGATAAGCAAATAATTGCAGATCCCGTGGAAGACGCGACTACGGAAGCAGAAGAAAATATTGTGGATAGCAAAGAGGAAGCTAATCAAGCGAAAGCAATAGATAATCCTGAAGATACGTCTGCAGCTTCCGATATTTGTGAGACCGATTTAAATACCGCCAATGATGAGATTTTTATGGATGCATTGGAAACCATATCCAGCTCTGATGAATTTGATGCAGATCCAGAAGCAAAATCCAGTGCTGAGAAGGAAACAACAAACGGTCTAGAAGACATTACCTCTGAGGATAGCCTTGAGAAAAATAATCCCCCTGCTGAAAAGCCTATTAAAGAACCATCTATTATTGATCTAGACATACTGGATGAAAAGGCCAAAGAAAACACTGCGGGAGATACCAAGAAGGCTATGGAGGTTGATGCAATCAAAGAGAATGTCGAAGAGGAGGCAGAGGAAGTAAATGAGCACCTGGAGAAGGTTGATGCAGTAGAATTGACGGCAACGGAAGAATTGCGAGATGATGCCATAGATGACATGCTCGTGGAGACGGCTGAAATGTGTGAAGCCATAGACGAGCAGGCCAAAATTGAGGCAAAACCCGAAGATGCCAAGCCGAAGGACGGTAAAGATCTAGTCGAAGTAGAAGGGGACGATCTGGAACCGACTGAGAAAGTCAAGATAAATGGAACAGACGATAAAGTGGATGAGCAGAGCTTGAACGAAGTTTCAAAGAAAGATGAGGAAGAAGATGATGAAGTTATATTTTTTGAGTCCATTGAAAAGACAACAAATGAAACTGCAGCTACAACTGAGACTGCTAAGGAAACCCCCAAAGCAGACGACGAAGATGTGGTAGAGGTTAAGAAAGATGATGAAGTGGTGCTTGTGTcggaggatgaggaggaagTGTCGGTGCCAATGAAGCAACTCGCTGAAGGGGAGTCGAGTAAAAAAACCGACGCAGCAGAAAAAACACCTCCCAAAATCGATGTAAAATCCAAGTCGAATTTACTCGTCGATAACTCCGACAATGCCTGCGATCAGTTTGAGAAGCAACGAGCACAGGAGAAGACACCCACGAAAGTAGGATCTGGCGAAAATAGCAACTCTAGCAATCTGCTGCAACCATCACTGAAAAGTAGCGATGAGATGGTCGAAGCTGGAGTCGAAGCCGAACCCGAAGTAGAAGCTGAAACTACAGTTGAGGGAGATCAGGGCGATGTGGAAGCCGAAGAGGAAACCGAGGAGCCATATGTGCCGGCCGTGAAGCGTATAAGACTGAGCACCGATGACAAGCCGGAGGCTAGCAATAGTTCCAGCTGTACAGCCGAGGCAACAACGTCCACTAGCAATATTACAAGCACCTCCAACATAGCGgacgagaatgagaatgaggcTCAGCCCGCAGTTGCCAAACGGAATCACAGCGCCTCAGAGCCAAAGGATGATATACCAAGTAAAAAGCTCAAAACGGATGACACCGATTCGAACAGTTCCTGCGACGGCAATCTACAAATCGATCTAGATGCACACGATAATACCGAGGAATCAGATACGCCAGCAGACGTCACGAAAGAGAAGATTAAAGAGCCACCCATCGACCTGAAACCCGCACCGGAACTCAAGAGCGATGTGAAACCTTTTCGAATGGATTTTGTTCAGAAATTCGGCAAGAGTTTCGACAAAATGACGCGTTGTGATCTCGAGGAGCTGGTGCTCCAGAAGATCGTCGAGTGCATGCTGGTGAAGAGCGATTTTGCTGAGATCCGGCGTCAGGTGGACAAACAGGAGGTGACCCTGGCCAGCTACAGACGCAAGATCGCCGAAGTATCGAAACAGTTTCTCGATCTGGAAACTGTGCACAAGCGTGTGCTCAAGGATCTGGAGACACGCAACTCACAGTTTACAGCACCGGTACGCATCACACGCGCCGTTGGTCTTCAGGTGGGTATGGCGCTGATGAAGAAGCCCAGCGAGGAAGCGACACGCAACCAGGCTAGCCACCATACTGCAGGCAGTATGTCAGCTCCAGCTACATCAAGTTCCAGTACCGCGGCAGCTGCAACGTCAGCGCCCTCAACGAGTCAGCCTCAAAAGGCAACCACGTTGCCTAAGCCGGCACAACGGTCGCCACTGCGTGGCATGACCCGTGCGGCTCCCGTTATGCAGCATCCGccaccgcagcaacaacacttacagcaacaacatcaacagcagcaccaacaacaacaacaacgctcGTCGTTGACCTATAACCAAACTGGAGGTAATGCCACACCGCCCGTGCGTCGCGGCTGCATGCAGAAAGTGACGCCCCAACGCCCCGTGAACAACTCACCTCAATCTTCTCCGGGACCAGCTGGTATGCAACGTCTGCAGACCTCACCAGGAAGTTGTTCCCGCATTTATGCTACGAAGCACACCGGCACCGCCGCAACTGCTTCAGCTGCCGCACCGACAACTACGCGTCCCCGTGGAGTCGTTGGCAAACCCGGTGCTACCTACATGTCAGCCAAGCAGctcatgcaacagcaacaacagcaacagctgcaacaacaacaacagcagcaacaacaacagcaacaatcaccTATGCC cgtACGCATTGGTCGCACTCCTGGCAAACAGAATAATGTTAAGTCCCGCCAGATGCCCATTGGTGGCGGCACTGTCTCTGTGCCCATGTCAAATACCGCGGGGGACAGTGCTGGCGGTGGTTACGGTCAGCCCAGTTTGGCGCCAGCTCGACCCAAGGAGAAGGCTGTCATCGATCTGACCGATGAGGATGATGCGGCTGCTGCGGCCGCAGCTGAGGTCACCGCTCGCCTGCGTCAGAATCCAAATGTGGGCATCAAACGCAGCGCGCAGTCAGCTGCAAGTGGCCAAGGAAGTGCACGTCCAGTGGCGGGCAGCGTGGTGCGAGTGTCGCCGATGAACGTGGGACGCGGTAATGTCGTTACCAGGCAGAttttcaacaacaattcaGCAG gTCAACGCAGCTCGGCTGGAGCTAATGTCACAATGCAGATTCGATCGGAGAACACGCCGCCAAATCCAAGTCGCCTTCGCTTCTCGCATCCTGCACCGCTACCGCTGGCTCCCGCGCAAACCTTCCATCCCGACTGGAAGTTGCCCCCATCTCGTCCCGTAATTCGCATCAGTTTGCACGATACGGGCATCGTCATTTCGTGGACGCTTGAGGATACGGGCAGTCGGTTTGCCGAGTGTGTCACGTATCAGATCTACGCCTATCAGGAGACGATCAATGAGCCAAGCACCGATTCGTGGCGTCATGTGGGCGATGTGAAGGCCATGCTGCTGCCTATGGCCGTAACCCTGAATCAGTTTCAGGAGAATCAACGTTATTTCTTTGCGGTGCGCGGTGTGGATGCCCACGATCGTTATGGAGTATTTAGTCTGCCCAAGACGTGGTAA
- the LOC133846336 gene encoding transmembrane protein 223, producing the protein MSNLLNFALRQGVNFLKRHTLQNLRCTVPAITHKLPVITAPLRAQSTRAAFDMSTNVSKDVMLFKYENPRFYNMLNFFGVCQFVFWTYLSHFAFTTLKDAPVVEKPGEELKWYQRINLGENKYKNGITICSFLIGYGILFAVWMFTLRSVRFLILRKGGQSVSFVTYGPFNRNRIMTVPLKCISAEESRELARVQLPIKVKNKSLYYVLDMRGEFRNPQLFDYTAGLKRRI; encoded by the exons ATGAgcaatttacttaattttgcACTACGACAAGGTGTCAATTTCCTTAAGCGACACACCTTGCAAAACCTTAGGTGTACCGTGCCAGCGATAACACACAAATTGCCGGTTATTACGGCGCCTCTTCGAGCTCAATCAACTCGGGCTGCTTTTGACATGAGCACGAATGTGTCGAAGGATGTGATGCTGTTCAAGTATGAAAATCCTCGTTTCTACAATATGCTAAACTTCTTCGGTGTCTGTCAGTTTGTGTTTTGGACATATTTATCTCATTTCGCCTTCACCACGCTAAAGGATGCCCCAGTTGTGGAGAAGCCAGGCGAGGAGTTGAAATGGTATCAACGTATCAATCTGGGCGAGAACAAGTATAAGAATGGCATAACCATTTGCAGTTTTCTGATAG GCTATGGCAtcttgtttgctgtttggATGTTTACGCTGCGTTCTGTAAGATTTCTAATTCTACGCAAGGGCGGACAAAGTGTCTCTTTTGTCACCTATGGTCCGTTTAATCGCAATCGCATTATGACTGTGCCTCTCAAGTGCATCTCAGCAGAAGAGTCCCGTGAGTTGGCACGCGTCCAGTTACCGATCAAGGTGAAAAATAAGTCGCTTTACTATGTGCTGGACATGCGTGGCGAGTTCCGCAACCCCCAATTGTTTGATTACACTGCAGGCTTGAAGCGACGCAtttga
- the LOC133846339 gene encoding H/ACA ribonucleoprotein complex subunit 3 produces the protein MYLMYTINENGERVYTLKKRTEDGHPTLSAHPARFSPEDKYSRQRITIKKRFGLLLTQKPEPIY, from the exons atgtatcTCATGTACACAATTAACGAAAATGGCGAGCGCGTCTATACGCTGAAA AAACGCACTGAAGATGGACATCCCACCTTGTCGGCACACCCAGCGCGTTTCTCGCCCGAGGACAAGTACTCGCGTCAACGCATTACCATTAAGAAGCGCTTTGGACTGCTGCTCACCCAGAAGCCCGAGCCCATCTATTAA
- the LOC133846335 gene encoding crossover junction endonuclease EME1, with product MANKVDKLQKQAIREQQKRIRPGECLKYVRLVLDTGLQQHSLGQELIALLNSTDLKYEIRSLPARNCILWERNVGQQTFAAGSAALDDAWQMEPQLLKIFSKREFQEQQLGCLGVQLHEAFTISNCKFTVIVPRLRGNEANALIELQLLQQLQVEQLPPPHAQELLGLLQRYTKAIAETPYKRQRQAILGSFKKYLANDNKQCVRVEQGHGFGRLWQQHLNRLPLVTLEVAESIIAQYPCPKRLLAHFHNDPKDAIQLLADIKIKRSNGPQPLQSERRIGNVLSTKLHTLYNTRDPNTLI from the coding sequence atggcaaacaaggtggataaattacaaaaacaagcCATCAGGGAGCAGCAGAAACGTATCCGACCCGGCGAGTGCCTGAAATATGTGCGGCTCGTGTTGGACACCGGCCTGCAACAACATTCCCTGGGCCAGGAATTAATTGCACTGCTAAATAGCAcagatttaaaatatgaaatacgcAGTTTGCCGGCAAGGAATTGTATTCTCTGGGAACGTAATGTGGGCCAGCAGACTTTTGCGGCGGGCTCAGCTGCTTTGGACGATGCCTGGCAAATGGAGCCACAACTTCTAAAAATCTTTAGTAAGCGGGAATTTCAGGAGCAACAACTGGGCTGCCTTGGAGTCCAACTTCATGAAGCCTTCACCATATCCAACTGTAAATTCACAGTGATTGTGCCGCGACTGCGTGGTAACGAGGCAAATGCATTGATtgagctgcagttgctgcaacagctgcaagtGGAGCAACTGCCTCCGCCCCATGCCCAGGAGCTGTTGGGTCTGCTTCAGCGCTACACTAAAGCGATTGCTGAGACGCCCTACAAGCGGCAGCGTCAGGCGATACTCGGCAGCTTCAAAAAGTATCTGGCCAACGACAACAAGCAATGTGTGCGCGTGGAGCAAGGACATGGCTTTGGTCGCCTCTGGCAGCAGCATCTAAATAGATTGCCACTCGTCACGCTGGAAGTAGCTGAATCTATCATAGCCCAGTACCCGTGTCCTAAGCGACTGCTGGCGCACTTTCATAACGATCCTAAAGATGCAATCCAGCTGCTGGCGGATATCAAGATCAAGCGAAGCAATGGACCTCAACCATTGCAGTCGGAGAGGCGCATTGGCAATGTGCTCAGCACCAAGCTGCACACTTTGTACAACACCAGGGATCCGAACACTTTAATATAG